One window from the genome of Hyphomonas neptunium ATCC 15444 encodes:
- a CDS encoding MucR family transcriptional regulator: MSEEENASVRSSDFVVYATEIVAAYVRNNAVQTSELPDLIRNVHRSLLDLGGPVPEAEKQKPAVTVKKSIHHDYLICLEDGLKFKSLKRHLRSKYDMSPDEYREKWGLPADYPMVAPGYSAQRSKLAKKMGLGRQER; the protein is encoded by the coding sequence ATGTCTGAAGAAGAGAACGCATCGGTAAGATCGAGCGATTTCGTTGTATATGCTACAGAAATAGTGGCCGCTTACGTGCGGAATAACGCGGTTCAGACCTCTGAATTGCCAGATCTGATTCGCAATGTTCACCGCTCCTTGTTGGACCTTGGAGGGCCAGTGCCAGAGGCGGAGAAGCAAAAACCCGCCGTCACCGTGAAAAAATCCATTCACCATGACTATCTGATTTGTCTGGAAGACGGCCTGAAGTTCAAATCCCTCAAGCGTCACCTCAGATCGAAATATGACATGTCTCCGGATGAGTATCGGGAGAAGTGGGGGCTGCCCGCAGACTATCCAATGGTTGCTCCAGGTTACTCTGCGCAGCGGTCAAAATTGGCCAAGAAAATGGGGCTGGGCCGGCAAGAACGCTAA
- a CDS encoding PAS domain-containing protein, giving the protein MRQQNVFAGVTDAQQVLLQHWQSRRDGEGRVARDNIDPGALRSALACISIVEVDEAGESRFRIAGSRLREIFGVEARGMRLAEIAGAHGECYALGLSAALERGEPVGGVIEIGGRIHAWLRLPLAGDDGQLNQVLCHDELLPSRRMLRPVQKDAGLIQHPKPRYAA; this is encoded by the coding sequence ATGCGTCAACAGAATGTTTTTGCGGGTGTTACAGACGCCCAACAGGTGCTGCTTCAGCACTGGCAATCGCGTCGCGATGGCGAAGGCCGTGTCGCCAGAGACAACATAGATCCAGGGGCGCTGCGCAGCGCGCTGGCCTGTATTTCCATTGTCGAAGTTGATGAGGCCGGGGAAAGCCGGTTTCGGATTGCCGGGTCCCGGTTGCGCGAAATCTTCGGGGTGGAGGCGCGCGGAATGCGCTTGGCTGAAATCGCCGGAGCGCACGGCGAATGCTACGCACTGGGTTTGTCTGCCGCGCTGGAGCGGGGCGAGCCTGTTGGCGGCGTGATCGAAATCGGCGGACGCATTCACGCCTGGCTGCGGCTGCCTCTGGCGGGCGATGATGGCCAACTCAACCAGGTTCTTTGCCATGACGAGCTGTTGCCCAGCCGTCGCATGCTGCGCCCGGTCCAGAAGGATGCCGGCCTTATCCAACATCCCAAGCCACGCTACGCCGCCTGA
- a CDS encoding helix-turn-helix domain-containing protein yields MAEFNPQRDEDRAYLAGALVAYALGLKSEAVLSVERGNPVHARARHIAMYLTHTGCGMSLSRVARAFGRDRSTVSHACRIIEDYREDPDFDTWLEQLSSGLRSVALLGVAEATA; encoded by the coding sequence ATGGCGGAGTTCAATCCCCAGAGAGATGAAGACAGGGCCTACCTGGCAGGCGCCCTGGTGGCGTATGCGCTTGGCCTGAAATCAGAGGCAGTTCTGTCCGTTGAGCGTGGAAACCCGGTGCACGCCCGTGCCCGGCATATCGCGATGTATCTGACACATACCGGCTGTGGGATGAGCCTTTCTCGCGTCGCCCGTGCTTTCGGCCGAGACCGGTCGACCGTTTCTCATGCCTGCCGCATCATCGAAGACTATCGGGAAGATCCTGACTTCGACACATGGCTCGAACAGCTCTCCAGCGGCTTGCGGTCCGTCGCGTTATTGGGCGTTGCGGAGGCCACGGCATGA
- a CDS encoding SufE family protein gives MSIQDAAADIREEFSWLDDWEARYAHIIDLGKNNTPLEAAERTEETRVRGCASQVWMVTDISDGQISLRAESDAMIVSGLIALLVRLYSGAALKDAVEFDAENLLDDIGVKGALTAQRSNGLASMLARIRRDAGAALAS, from the coding sequence ATGAGCATTCAAGACGCCGCTGCCGATATCCGTGAAGAGTTCTCCTGGCTGGATGACTGGGAGGCGCGGTATGCCCACATCATTGATCTTGGGAAGAACAATACGCCCCTGGAAGCTGCGGAGCGGACCGAAGAAACGCGGGTGCGGGGCTGCGCTTCTCAGGTTTGGATGGTGACCGATATTTCGGATGGGCAGATCAGCCTGCGCGCCGAATCCGACGCCATGATCGTTTCCGGACTGATTGCCCTGCTCGTGCGCCTCTATTCCGGCGCCGCCCTCAAAGATGCTGTCGAATTCGATGCCGAGAACCTGCTGGATGACATCGGCGTCAAAGGCGCCCTGACAGCGCAGCGATCGAATGGGCTAGCCTCGATGCTGGCACGCATTCGCCGGGATGCAGGCGCGGCCCTCGCAAGTTAA
- a CDS encoding sensor histidine kinase produces MALPAGDSPWRGLVVISWTLIALAGLILSGGGGSPLTVLLLAAPLAGLLAGARRMAAEAGVFAALALFMALVAGGLGWLPAPAPWAGALSVPFAFSGLVVSALMIWMLVHSGMAEKLQPVLERSERLPPENSSQTAPTAPIRAPLPQMPEAGVALLDVTLEGRLRAVAGDSFALPAFRPGAALAALFAPDGLPENFGIADGRVTGEATLVSGQRVLITAETGSAGSAIVLFAPPETVADPAEDARTAFETELKKRTAFFASLGHDLRTPLHAILGYAEIMQAELMGPMPEVYADYPSIIHESGTDLLLLVDDILDLARSEAGQPRLDPEPVDLAASAESVIRQLTGHADRAGVTLKLKAQGEAWAEADARAVRQIWQNLVSNAIKYSGSGKTVTLETRIEGGAAILSVQDRGAGIPAADLARMTLPFEQATGAKPGTGLGLSVVRRFAELHGGELRLTSKPGRGTKAEVILPRASEADLLPLDEAAE; encoded by the coding sequence ATGGCACTCCCGGCGGGTGATTCGCCCTGGCGGGGGCTTGTAGTAATTTCCTGGACCCTGATCGCGCTGGCGGGCCTGATTCTCAGTGGCGGGGGCGGTTCGCCGTTAACCGTACTGCTTCTTGCCGCGCCGCTGGCAGGGCTTCTCGCTGGCGCGCGCCGGATGGCCGCTGAGGCGGGCGTGTTTGCTGCGCTGGCCCTGTTCATGGCGTTAGTGGCGGGCGGTCTGGGCTGGTTACCGGCGCCCGCCCCCTGGGCTGGCGCCTTGTCCGTCCCGTTCGCCTTCTCCGGACTCGTCGTATCGGCACTGATGATCTGGATGCTGGTCCATTCCGGAATGGCGGAAAAACTCCAACCGGTCCTCGAGCGTAGTGAGCGCCTCCCGCCGGAGAACTCCAGCCAGACAGCTCCTACAGCCCCTATACGCGCGCCTCTGCCCCAGATGCCTGAAGCGGGCGTTGCGTTGCTCGACGTGACCCTTGAGGGACGCTTGCGGGCCGTCGCGGGCGACAGCTTCGCCCTCCCTGCATTCCGCCCCGGCGCCGCGCTTGCTGCATTGTTCGCGCCGGACGGCCTGCCGGAAAATTTCGGCATTGCCGATGGGCGGGTGACGGGCGAGGCCACCCTGGTGTCCGGTCAGAGGGTTTTGATAACGGCAGAGACAGGCTCAGCTGGCTCTGCAATCGTTCTGTTTGCGCCGCCGGAGACCGTGGCCGACCCCGCCGAAGATGCCCGCACGGCGTTTGAGACCGAGCTGAAAAAACGCACTGCCTTCTTCGCTTCGCTGGGTCACGATCTGCGCACACCGCTGCATGCGATCCTGGGCTATGCCGAGATCATGCAGGCCGAGCTGATGGGCCCGATGCCGGAAGTCTATGCAGACTATCCCTCGATCATCCACGAAAGCGGCACAGACCTCTTGCTCCTCGTCGATGACATCCTCGATCTGGCGCGCTCTGAAGCTGGCCAGCCGCGGCTCGACCCGGAGCCGGTCGATCTTGCCGCCTCTGCCGAGTCGGTCATCCGCCAGCTGACGGGCCATGCAGACCGCGCCGGGGTCACGCTGAAGCTGAAGGCGCAGGGGGAGGCATGGGCCGAGGCAGATGCCCGCGCCGTGCGCCAGATCTGGCAGAACCTCGTCTCCAACGCGATCAAGTATTCGGGCAGCGGCAAGACCGTAACGCTCGAAACCCGCATTGAAGGGGGCGCGGCCATCCTCAGCGTGCAGGACCGGGGCGCGGGCATTCCTGCGGCCGATCTGGCGCGCATGACGCTGCCCTTCGAGCAGGCAACCGGCGCAAAGCCCGGCACGGGCCTTGGCCTCTCGGTCGTGCGCCGCTTCGCCGAGCTGCATGGCGGCGAACTGCGCCTCACCTCCAAGCCAGGACGGGGCACCAAAGCCGAAGTCATTCTGCCCCGCGCCAGTGAAGCGGATCTGTTGCCGCTCGACGAAGCCGCCGAATAG
- a CDS encoding DUF1491 family protein: MMDRLPARLWTDALIRRASLAGASAFVLQHGDDERGDVLIKVARLDGTAAAYVPSMNLEGERIFLNLAVQGIGPDERAVDEYVRRAKARDSDLWIIEIEDREGRHFLTEAVEEAAP, translated from the coding sequence ATGATGGACCGCCTGCCAGCCAGACTATGGACGGACGCGCTGATCCGCCGGGCAAGCCTTGCCGGCGCCAGCGCGTTCGTTCTTCAACACGGCGATGATGAACGCGGCGATGTGCTGATCAAGGTCGCGCGCCTTGATGGCACAGCGGCCGCCTATGTGCCCTCCATGAACCTTGAGGGCGAGCGCATCTTCCTCAATCTGGCCGTCCAGGGCATTGGCCCGGATGAGCGCGCCGTGGACGAATACGTCCGCCGCGCAAAGGCCCGCGACAGCGACCTCTGGATCATCGAAATCGAGGACCGCGAAGGGCGCCATTTCCTTACAGAGGCGGTGGAGGAGGCTGCGCCTTGA
- a CDS encoding peptide chain release factor 3 codes for MSHVTEAARRRTFAIISHPDAGKTTLTENLLLAGGAIRAAGEVAARGETRRTRSDWMKIERDRGISVSASVMTFEFDGYMFNLLDTPGHEDFSEDTYRTLTAADCAVMVLDAAKGIEPQTLKLFEVCRMRDIPIVTFINKMDREALEPIALLDEVQDKLQLDTSPLYWPAASGQRFAGMLDLARNQFLQFERRPGEPARIGPATEISGESDSLKANLDPYVFAEMTEGIEMARSLLPEFDPEAFRAGNMTPVVFGSALRYFGVAELLRTLHSYAPAPRPQKAVKKGTPVSISRDDPSVSGFVFKIQANMDPNHRDRVAFLRLCSGEFRRGMRLKTTSGKQLNIHNPLMFMAQDREIAETAYAGDVIGVPNHGQLRVGDSLSENGDIQFGGIPNFAPELLRRARVKDPMKAKHLRKALESLAEEGVTQLFLPSIGSDMIVGAVGQLQFEVMIERMTAEYNLEVMFEQAPYNVARWMACDDPKKLEEFLDRNKSASGTDLDGAPVYLAKNAWDVGYAQEKNPDIRFTATKERALA; via the coding sequence ATGTCGCACGTGACTGAAGCCGCCCGGCGGCGCACCTTTGCCATTATCTCCCACCCTGACGCGGGCAAGACGACGCTGACGGAGAACCTGCTCCTCGCAGGCGGCGCCATCCGGGCAGCCGGTGAAGTGGCTGCGCGCGGCGAAACCCGGCGCACACGGTCTGACTGGATGAAGATCGAGCGTGACCGCGGCATCTCGGTTTCGGCTTCGGTGATGACGTTCGAGTTCGACGGCTACATGTTCAACCTGCTCGACACGCCGGGCCACGAAGACTTCTCCGAAGATACCTACCGCACGCTGACCGCTGCCGACTGCGCCGTCATGGTGCTCGACGCCGCCAAAGGCATTGAGCCCCAGACGCTGAAGCTGTTCGAAGTCTGCCGTATGCGGGACATCCCCATCGTCACCTTCATCAACAAGATGGACCGCGAAGCGCTTGAGCCCATCGCGCTGCTCGATGAGGTTCAGGACAAGCTGCAGCTCGATACCTCGCCCCTCTACTGGCCCGCTGCCAGCGGCCAGCGCTTTGCCGGCATGCTCGACCTTGCCCGCAACCAGTTCCTGCAATTCGAGCGCCGCCCTGGCGAACCTGCGCGCATCGGTCCGGCCACGGAAATTTCCGGCGAGTCTGATAGCCTGAAAGCCAACCTCGACCCCTACGTCTTCGCCGAGATGACAGAAGGCATCGAAATGGCGCGCAGCCTGCTGCCGGAGTTTGACCCTGAAGCATTCCGTGCAGGCAATATGACGCCGGTCGTGTTCGGCTCGGCGCTGCGCTATTTCGGCGTGGCGGAGCTCCTCCGCACGCTGCACTCTTACGCGCCCGCTCCCCGCCCACAGAAGGCGGTAAAGAAGGGCACCCCGGTATCCATCTCCCGCGATGACCCGTCCGTCAGCGGATTTGTCTTCAAGATCCAGGCGAACATGGACCCCAACCACCGGGACCGCGTGGCCTTCCTACGCCTCTGCTCAGGCGAATTCCGGCGCGGCATGCGCCTGAAGACCACCAGCGGCAAACAGCTCAACATCCACAATCCGCTGATGTTCATGGCGCAGGACCGCGAGATTGCCGAGACCGCCTATGCGGGCGACGTGATCGGCGTGCCAAACCATGGCCAGTTGCGCGTGGGCGACTCGCTTTCGGAGAATGGCGACATCCAGTTCGGCGGCATCCCGAACTTCGCGCCTGAGCTTCTCCGCCGCGCCCGCGTCAAAGACCCGATGAAGGCCAAACACCTGCGCAAGGCGCTCGAAAGCCTCGCCGAAGAGGGCGTCACCCAGCTGTTCCTGCCATCGATCGGCTCGGACATGATCGTCGGCGCAGTCGGCCAGCTTCAGTTTGAAGTGATGATCGAGCGGATGACGGCCGAATACAATCTCGAAGTCATGTTCGAGCAGGCGCCCTATAACGTCGCCCGCTGGATGGCGTGTGATGATCCCAAAAAGCTCGAAGAGTTCCTTGACCGGAACAAATCAGCCTCGGGCACGGACCTTGACGGCGCGCCGGTCTATCTTGCGAAGAATGCGTGGGATGTCGGCTATGCCCAGGAGAAGAACCCGGACATCCGCTTCACGGCAACGAAGGAACGGGCGCTGGCGTAA
- a CDS encoding PAN domain-containing protein — protein MRLAMLIAAACLGLAASAHADGKDGKTLSVAPIAPLEATGTEAVYEPAALPPGHEPNVYRFGATYAVVSSVSSLACEAACDDDLSCKAWSFVDTYGASPARCELKRGQGRKEENPLATSGIALALKKAALGETPVPAAQPVPEPGQLQGGVTPAPVPSLP, from the coding sequence ATGCGCCTTGCCATGCTGATTGCCGCCGCCTGCCTTGGCCTTGCTGCCAGTGCCCATGCTGACGGCAAGGACGGGAAAACGCTCTCGGTGGCGCCTATCGCGCCGCTGGAAGCGACGGGGACGGAAGCGGTGTATGAGCCTGCGGCGCTGCCACCGGGCCATGAACCCAATGTCTACCGCTTTGGCGCGACCTATGCCGTTGTGAGCAGCGTCTCCTCGTTGGCCTGCGAAGCGGCCTGCGATGATGATTTGAGCTGCAAGGCCTGGTCGTTTGTGGACACGTATGGCGCCTCGCCTGCCCGCTGCGAACTCAAGCGCGGCCAGGGGCGGAAGGAAGAAAACCCGCTCGCCACATCGGGCATTGCGCTGGCGCTGAAAAAAGCAGCTCTGGGAGAAACGCCGGTGCCGGCAGCTCAGCCGGTGCCCGAGCCTGGCCAGTTGCAGGGCGGCGTTACGCCAGCGCCCGTTCCTTCGTTGCCGTGA
- a CDS encoding ABC-F family ATP-binding cassette domain-containing protein — protein sequence MAQPPLITLTDVRLSFGNTPLFEGVTLALSKGERAALVGRNGAGKSTLMKIISQQAEPDSGAVWRQPGVTFANVAQEPDLAGYATVLDYATDGLEAAYMAEAELMEFGIDPAADPKTLSGGQMRRAALAKAFAQEPTILLLDEPTNHLDVPMIEFLEGRLKAFNGVVLVVSHDRRFLENISTNTLWLRQGKVLKSPEGYVKFDQWAEQIEEEDERQLKRMTTHLKDEQHWLARGVTARRKRNQGRLARLRQLKTEHAQVRSALNDRKAAATITADAGDSLSKKVIEAKGLFKTYQTPEGDDLVIATDLSLRILRGDRIGIIGPNGAGKTTLVRLLLGEIAPDAGSVQHSKTLQVTYQDQTRATLDAKDTIWEALAPEGGDSITVQGHQRHVAAYAKDFLFKPEQLRQPVGALSGGERNRLALAIGLARTSNLLVMDEPTNDLDMQTLDLLEDMLLNYEGTLILVSHDRAFLDATVTSCLSPIGGGEWIQTAGGWSDAQEQLKDVRLKGAPKAAPAKSASPATAPPKPKAQVKLSFKDEHRQKEIDGLIPKLQAEIAKLETELADAALYGRDPAAFNKKSARIGTARDELEGIELEWLEIEEKRAGLDG from the coding sequence ATGGCCCAGCCCCCACTGATTACCCTCACCGATGTCCGCCTTTCTTTCGGCAATACGCCCCTGTTCGAGGGCGTGACGCTGGCTTTGTCCAAGGGGGAGCGGGCGGCGCTGGTGGGGCGCAACGGGGCGGGCAAGTCGACGCTCATGAAGATCATCTCGCAGCAGGCCGAGCCGGATTCCGGCGCGGTCTGGCGACAGCCCGGCGTGACCTTTGCCAATGTCGCGCAGGAGCCGGATCTGGCGGGATATGCCACCGTGCTCGATTATGCGACCGACGGGCTGGAGGCGGCCTATATGGCTGAGGCCGAGCTGATGGAGTTCGGCATTGATCCGGCCGCTGATCCCAAGACGCTGTCTGGCGGGCAGATGCGCCGGGCCGCGCTCGCCAAGGCGTTTGCGCAGGAGCCGACGATCCTGCTGCTGGACGAGCCGACAAACCATCTCGACGTGCCGATGATCGAGTTCCTGGAGGGGCGCCTGAAGGCGTTCAACGGCGTTGTTCTGGTGGTCAGCCATGACCGCCGGTTTCTGGAGAATATCTCGACCAACACGCTGTGGCTGCGCCAGGGCAAGGTGCTGAAAAGCCCGGAAGGCTATGTGAAGTTTGATCAGTGGGCCGAGCAGATCGAGGAAGAGGATGAACGTCAGCTCAAACGCATGACGACCCACCTGAAAGATGAGCAGCACTGGCTGGCGCGCGGCGTGACGGCGCGGCGCAAACGCAATCAGGGACGCCTTGCCCGGCTGAGGCAGCTGAAAACCGAGCATGCCCAGGTGCGCAGCGCGCTGAACGATCGCAAGGCTGCCGCCACAATCACGGCGGATGCGGGCGACTCGCTAAGCAAGAAGGTGATCGAGGCCAAGGGCCTGTTCAAAACCTATCAGACCCCGGAGGGGGATGACCTCGTTATCGCAACCGATTTGTCGCTGCGCATCCTGCGCGGAGACCGGATCGGCATCATCGGCCCCAATGGCGCGGGCAAGACGACGCTGGTGCGCCTGCTGCTGGGCGAGATCGCGCCGGACGCCGGATCGGTGCAGCATTCCAAGACATTGCAGGTGACCTATCAGGATCAGACGCGGGCCACGCTCGACGCGAAGGATACGATCTGGGAAGCGCTCGCCCCGGAAGGCGGGGACTCGATCACCGTGCAGGGGCATCAGCGCCATGTGGCGGCCTATGCCAAGGACTTCCTGTTCAAGCCCGAGCAGCTGCGCCAGCCTGTCGGCGCGCTGTCGGGCGGGGAACGCAACCGGCTGGCCCTCGCCATTGGCCTGGCGCGCACGTCAAACCTTCTGGTGATGGACGAACCGACCAACGATCTCGACATGCAGACGCTCGACCTGCTGGAAGACATGCTGCTGAACTATGAGGGCACGCTGATCCTGGTGAGCCATGACCGCGCGTTTCTCGACGCGACCGTGACGAGCTGCCTCTCGCCGATTGGCGGAGGCGAGTGGATACAGACGGCCGGCGGCTGGAGCGACGCGCAGGAGCAACTGAAAGATGTCCGCCTCAAGGGCGCGCCGAAAGCGGCGCCGGCCAAGAGCGCTTCCCCGGCCACGGCCCCGCCAAAACCCAAGGCGCAGGTAAAGCTCTCCTTCAAGGATGAGCACCGGCAGAAGGAAATCGATGGGCTGATCCCGAAGCTGCAGGCGGAAATCGCCAAGCTTGAAACTGAGCTCGCCGATGCGGCGCTTTACGGGCGCGATCCGGCAGCCTTCAACAAGAAGTCTGCCCGCATTGGCACCGCCCGCGATGAGCTTGAGGGGATCGAGCTGGAATGGCTGGAAATCGAGGAGAAGCGGGCTGGCCTTGACGGCTGA
- a CDS encoding pseudouridine synthase, whose product MTETRKLAKYLASLGYGSRKEMEVAIRRGRVTGWGEDVEFDGEPLDPGPGMVILMHKPAGYTCSHQDQGKLVYDLLPPRFLKRDPKISSVGRLDADTTGLLLFTDDGALLHRLISPKSDIPKTYEATLARPLEGFEKEFFASGSLILRGEDKPCLPAELEVTGERTARLTLSEGRYHQVRRMFAAAGNHVEALHRSRFGPLELGDLSEGAWRLLTEAERAGLAP is encoded by the coding sequence ATGACCGAAACCCGCAAGCTCGCAAAATACCTCGCCAGTCTTGGCTATGGTTCGCGCAAGGAGATGGAAGTGGCCATCCGGCGCGGCCGCGTGACCGGCTGGGGCGAAGACGTGGAGTTTGACGGCGAACCGCTGGACCCAGGCCCAGGCATGGTGATCCTGATGCACAAGCCGGCGGGCTATACCTGCTCCCATCAGGATCAGGGGAAGCTGGTCTATGATCTTCTCCCCCCGCGCTTCCTGAAACGTGACCCGAAGATTTCGTCTGTTGGCCGCCTCGACGCGGACACGACCGGACTTCTTCTGTTTACGGATGATGGCGCCCTGCTCCACCGGCTGATCTCGCCCAAGTCCGACATTCCCAAAACCTATGAAGCCACCCTCGCGCGCCCGCTGGAGGGGTTTGAAAAGGAATTTTTCGCCTCAGGATCGCTGATCCTGCGCGGGGAAGACAAGCCCTGCCTGCCTGCCGAGTTGGAAGTGACGGGCGAACGGACGGCGCGTCTTACGCTGAGCGAAGGGCGGTATCATCAGGTGCGCCGGATGTTTGCCGCCGCTGGCAACCATGTCGAAGCCCTTCACCGCAGCCGGTTTGGCCCGCTGGAGCTGGGCGATCTGTCGGAAGGCGCGTGGCGCCTGCTGACAGAGGCCGAACGTGCGGGGCTTGCCCCCTAG
- a CDS encoding class I SAM-dependent methyltransferase: MMDTVVFDTLLMAFDTGAVSLPEEGPILVLNAEPGGWLSQLPKERVVCRTSMKPAHDALKAAGYNVLAPDSVEIPQAQLTIVVPPRQRDFARALYARALLAAPEGGVILASLPNTLGGKNAEKVFAEIAGDAGSLTKNKCRAFWAVKRADEMNTELVEDWIAQDTPREIEPSLWSRPGLFSWDRIDPGSELLADSIPEYTKGIGIDIGAGNGFLSREVLNHCDKVERMDLVEADYRALICQEQTMAPFGARCTIKWADALKDLPRATYDFALMNPPFHTGRADNSELGRAFIRAAAATLKPSGTLWLVANRHLPYEGELSACFRGVEMLDDEDGYKIIKAEKPKRQK, encoded by the coding sequence ATGATGGATACTGTTGTTTTTGATACGTTGCTGATGGCCTTCGACACGGGGGCGGTTTCCCTGCCTGAGGAAGGCCCGATCCTGGTGCTGAATGCCGAGCCCGGCGGCTGGCTGTCGCAGCTTCCCAAGGAGCGCGTCGTTTGCCGCACGAGCATGAAACCGGCCCATGATGCGCTGAAAGCCGCGGGCTATAATGTGCTGGCGCCGGACTCGGTGGAGATTCCGCAGGCGCAGCTGACGATTGTGGTGCCCCCGCGCCAGCGCGATTTTGCACGCGCGCTGTATGCCCGCGCCCTGCTGGCGGCGCCGGAGGGCGGAGTGATCCTGGCGAGCCTGCCCAATACACTTGGCGGCAAGAACGCCGAAAAGGTGTTCGCAGAAATCGCGGGCGATGCGGGCAGCCTGACCAAAAACAAATGCCGCGCGTTCTGGGCGGTGAAGCGCGCAGATGAAATGAACACGGAGCTGGTGGAAGACTGGATTGCGCAGGACACGCCGCGCGAGATCGAGCCGAGCCTCTGGAGCCGGCCGGGCCTTTTCAGCTGGGACCGGATTGATCCGGGCAGCGAGCTGCTGGCCGACAGCATACCTGAATACACCAAGGGCATCGGCATCGACATTGGCGCGGGCAATGGCTTTCTCAGCCGCGAAGTTCTCAACCATTGCGACAAGGTGGAGCGTATGGATCTTGTCGAGGCGGACTATCGCGCGCTGATCTGCCAGGAGCAGACGATGGCGCCGTTTGGCGCGCGGTGTACGATCAAATGGGCAGACGCGCTCAAAGACCTGCCACGGGCGACCTATGATTTTGCGCTGATGAACCCGCCTTTCCATACAGGCCGCGCGGATAATTCCGAACTGGGCCGGGCGTTTATCCGGGCGGCGGCGGCCACGCTGAAACCCTCGGGCACACTATGGCTGGTGGCCAACCGGCATCTTCCGTATGAGGGCGAACTCTCTGCCTGCTTCCGCGGCGTTGAGATGCTTGATGACGAAGACGGCTACAAGATCATCAAGGCCGAGAAGCCCAAGCGCCAGAAATGA
- a CDS encoding alpha/beta hydrolase family protein, with protein MKTFAAISLAATALLAACTTPVALAPEATLTGRYADPAAIDPDHPPALMELNFESGGARLNGLIYLADGAGPHPTVVLLHGYPGNEKNLDLAQAMRREGFNVMFFHYRGAWGSDGNFSFSNVVEDVGAATGFLRANAGTYRTDPEKLILIGHSMGGFAAFSAAANDSRVACAAGLAPADFGVLGAAMAANPEVLEGFSGYTDTLSMLKGFSGEAAIVELFSNAAAFDLRAKAPELAGKSVLIVAGDADESTPLEGMIQPLMDAYEAAPDIETTLVVLPGDHSFSWSRAALIDTVIGWADGCR; from the coding sequence ATGAAAACTTTTGCCGCGATCAGCCTTGCTGCCACCGCCCTGCTTGCCGCCTGCACGACGCCTGTCGCGCTGGCGCCGGAAGCCACGCTCACCGGACGTTACGCCGATCCAGCCGCGATTGATCCGGACCATCCGCCCGCGCTGATGGAGCTCAACTTCGAGAGCGGCGGCGCGCGCCTCAACGGCCTGATCTATCTGGCGGACGGTGCGGGGCCCCACCCGACGGTGGTTCTGCTGCATGGCTATCCGGGCAATGAAAAGAACCTCGACCTGGCGCAGGCGATGCGCCGCGAGGGCTTCAATGTGATGTTCTTCCACTATCGCGGCGCCTGGGGCAGCGACGGCAATTTCAGCTTCAGCAATGTGGTCGAGGACGTCGGCGCAGCGACAGGCTTCCTGCGCGCCAATGCCGGCACCTACCGGACTGATCCGGAGAAGCTGATTTTGATCGGCCATTCGATGGGCGGCTTTGCGGCCTTTTCGGCCGCGGCCAATGACAGCCGCGTTGCCTGCGCCGCCGGGCTGGCGCCTGCCGATTTCGGCGTTCTGGGCGCCGCCATGGCAGCCAACCCGGAGGTTCTGGAGGGCTTTTCGGGCTATACCGACACGCTGAGCATGCTGAAGGGCTTCTCTGGCGAAGCGGCCATTGTGGAACTGTTTTCGAATGCCGCGGCCTTTGACCTGCGCGCCAAGGCGCCCGAGCTTGCGGGCAAGTCGGTTCTGATTGTGGCGGGCGACGCGGATGAAAGCACGCCGCTGGAAGGCATGATCCAGCCGTTGATGGATGCGTATGAGGCGGCGCCGGACATCGAGACGACCCTTGTGGTGCTGCCGGGGGATCACTCCTTCTCCTGGTCGCGGGCAGCGCTAATCGACACGGTGATCGGCTGGGCAGACGGCTGCCGCTGA